The following coding sequences are from one Paenibacillus sp. JDR-2 window:
- a CDS encoding PH domain-containing protein produces MIKRNKPRRLHPIYILFPLFNTVKGLLPLIIITLLQGVNWSGVNGYVYLGILAAVTLLMFLGLFGWRKFSFTVEDDRIVIRKGILFRDEKTIYFGRIHSVNLEQPILQRLFGVTQVKIETPGGNKKADGILAALTEKDARQLQKLLLAPHDQPAEAIVQEQPVLLNYQLTPGQLLLAAATSLNFGLVVAFIAGIISLADDFINELAPNLYSTLYKESTSVDPNYAVIAVIAVCGLAVAWLLSLVLYVIKFTGFTANKQDEQISISYGLLEKKVHHFDARKVQAVIVAEGLLHQWIGFAQIQLQVISSDKMERLMLHPFIPVASLQSVLACFVPQFTAAEIRTAAPKRAFFDYVWKGQLVTILLCAVFIYFFHIPGLWSLILLPLAAAWSWSCLSAAGMNLEDGQLTLRKRSLTRMTYYMRRPQIVSMATRRTRGQQKRRLLTVSAHVLGSLQAYRVYCLEREDVEKVWRWYSRHPSGK; encoded by the coding sequence ATGATTAAGAGAAACAAGCCGCGCAGGCTGCATCCGATTTATATCCTGTTCCCGTTATTCAACACGGTTAAAGGGCTGCTGCCGCTCATCATTATTACCTTGCTGCAGGGCGTGAATTGGTCGGGAGTAAACGGCTATGTCTATCTTGGAATTCTCGCTGCCGTAACCTTGCTTATGTTTCTTGGCTTATTTGGCTGGCGGAAATTTTCCTTTACCGTGGAGGATGACCGGATCGTCATCCGCAAAGGAATCCTGTTCAGAGACGAGAAGACAATCTACTTTGGCCGGATTCATTCGGTTAACCTCGAGCAGCCTATTCTGCAGCGGCTGTTTGGCGTTACGCAGGTCAAGATCGAGACTCCCGGAGGCAACAAGAAGGCTGACGGGATTCTCGCGGCTCTGACCGAGAAGGATGCTAGACAGCTGCAGAAGCTTCTGCTGGCTCCTCATGATCAACCGGCGGAGGCAATCGTACAGGAGCAGCCGGTTCTCCTTAACTATCAGTTAACCCCGGGCCAGCTGCTGCTTGCTGCCGCGACCTCCCTTAATTTTGGTCTGGTTGTCGCTTTTATCGCGGGGATTATCTCCCTGGCGGATGATTTCATTAACGAGCTGGCCCCGAATCTTTATTCCACGCTCTATAAGGAATCAACCAGCGTAGATCCAAACTATGCCGTTATAGCGGTTATCGCGGTATGCGGGCTTGCCGTCGCCTGGCTTTTGTCTCTTGTTTTGTATGTTATTAAGTTTACCGGGTTTACCGCAAATAAACAGGATGAGCAAATCTCGATTTCTTACGGCCTCCTGGAGAAAAAAGTTCATCATTTTGATGCCCGCAAGGTGCAGGCGGTTATCGTAGCGGAAGGGCTTCTCCATCAATGGATCGGATTTGCCCAAATTCAACTGCAGGTCATCTCCTCGGATAAAATGGAGCGGTTGATGCTGCATCCGTTTATTCCCGTAGCATCGCTTCAATCCGTTTTGGCCTGCTTTGTGCCGCAGTTTACAGCTGCAGAGATTAGAACAGCCGCGCCGAAACGGGCTTTTTTCGACTACGTTTGGAAAGGGCAGCTCGTTACGATTCTCCTCTGTGCCGTCTTCATCTACTTTTTCCATATCCCTGGGCTATGGTCTCTAATTCTGCTTCCCCTTGCCGCAGCGTGGAGCTGGAGCTGCCTATCGGCGGCAGGCATGAACTTGGAGGACGGACAGTTAACCCTCCGCAAGCGAAGCCTGACGAGAATGACTTATTACATGCGTAGGCCTCAAATTGTATCTATGGCTACAAGGCGGACGAGAGGACAGCAGAAAAGACGGCTGCTGACGGTCTCGGCGCATGTGCTGGGCAGCCTTCAGGCTTACCGCGTATATTGTCTCGAGCGGGAGGATGTTGAGAAGGTATGGCGCTGGTACAGCCGGCATCCATCCGGAAAATAA
- the gatA gene encoding Asp-tRNA(Asn)/Glu-tRNA(Gln) amidotransferase subunit GatA, whose product MSLFDLRLQDVHSKLNNKELTVSDLVDASYRRIAETDETIKAFLTLNEENARRQADSLDKQLLEGGERGLLFGLPSGVKDNIVTEGLLTTCASQFLSNYNPIYDATTVSKLKSAQSVTIGKLNMDEFAMGGSNENSSYYPTRNPWNPEYVPGGSSGGSAASVAAGQVYFSLGSDTGGSIRQPAAYCGIVGLKPTYGLVSRFGLVAFASSLDQIGPLTKNVEDSAYVLQAIAGYDEKDSTSANVDIPDYTSALTGDVKGLRIGVPREYLGEGIDPKVKEAVMQALKTFESMGATWEEVSLPHTEYAIATYYLLASSEASSNLARFDGVRYGVRADNPENLIDLYRKSRSQGFGPEVKRRIMLGTYALSSGYYDAYYLKAQKVRTLIKQDFDNVFNQYDIIIGPTAPTTAFKIGEQVGDPLTMYLNDICTIPVSLAGIPAISVPCGTADGMPIGLQIIGKAFDESTVLRAAHAFEQQTEFHKLRPQLG is encoded by the coding sequence TTGTCACTGTTTGATTTACGCCTACAGGATGTACATAGCAAGCTCAATAACAAAGAATTGACGGTTTCCGATTTGGTGGATGCTTCTTACCGCCGGATTGCGGAGACAGACGAAACGATTAAGGCTTTCCTTACATTAAATGAAGAGAATGCCCGCCGCCAGGCGGATAGCCTGGACAAGCAGCTTCTGGAGGGCGGCGAGCGCGGCCTTCTGTTTGGCTTGCCGTCCGGCGTAAAGGATAACATTGTAACGGAAGGGCTGCTTACAACATGCGCGAGCCAATTCCTGAGCAACTATAATCCGATTTATGATGCAACAACGGTTTCCAAGCTGAAATCCGCTCAGTCGGTTACGATCGGCAAGCTGAACATGGACGAGTTCGCGATGGGCGGCTCGAACGAGAACTCCAGCTACTATCCGACGCGCAACCCTTGGAATCCGGAATACGTTCCGGGCGGTTCGAGCGGCGGCTCTGCGGCTTCGGTTGCTGCGGGACAAGTCTACTTCTCCCTTGGCTCCGATACAGGCGGTTCAATTCGTCAGCCGGCTGCCTACTGCGGCATTGTTGGCCTCAAGCCGACATACGGCCTGGTATCCCGCTTTGGTCTCGTAGCGTTTGCTTCTTCATTGGATCAGATCGGTCCGCTCACGAAAAATGTTGAAGATTCCGCTTACGTGCTGCAAGCGATCGCGGGTTACGACGAGAAGGATTCGACATCCGCTAACGTTGATATTCCGGACTACACCAGTGCTCTTACGGGCGATGTGAAGGGTCTTCGCATTGGCGTGCCTAGAGAATATCTGGGCGAAGGTATCGATCCTAAGGTGAAGGAAGCCGTTATGCAGGCTCTCAAAACCTTCGAAAGCATGGGCGCAACCTGGGAGGAAGTATCGCTTCCGCATACCGAATATGCGATTGCGACTTACTATCTGCTCGCTTCCTCGGAAGCTTCGTCCAACCTGGCGCGTTTTGACGGCGTCCGTTACGGCGTTCGCGCGGACAACCCGGAGAACCTGATCGACCTGTACCGCAAATCGCGCAGCCAAGGCTTTGGCCCGGAAGTGAAACGCCGGATCATGCTGGGTACGTATGCGCTTAGCTCCGGTTATTACGATGCCTATTACCTGAAAGCGCAGAAGGTCCGTACGCTGATCAAGCAGGACTTCGATAATGTCTTCAACCAATACGATATCATCATCGGCCCTACGGCTCCGACAACCGCCTTCAAGATTGGCGAGCAGGTTGGCGATCCGCTGACGATGTACCTAAACGATATTTGTACGATTCCGGTAAGCCTTGCGGGCATTCCGGCAATCAGCGTTCCATGCGGAACGGCGGACGGCATGCCTATCGGCCTGCAAATCATCGGCAAGGCCTTTGATGAATCGACCGTGCTGCGTGCGGCTCATGCGTTTGAGCAGCAAACCGAATTCCATAAATTACGGCCGCAGCTAGGGTGA
- a CDS encoding PH domain-containing protein — protein sequence MDRLLSKRLHRDYITVYRLSSLITHLVLYVIVIAYLTFAAWKHWTYIPGLIGLAVVSLSAVLFVWFFPEVKYRRFQYELFDEELEIKSGLIVIRNVLVPMVRVQHVELESGPLMRKYQLASVAVVTAATTHRISGLKQSEAHFLKRRIGQLAKVDDQDD from the coding sequence ATGGACCGTCTATTATCAAAGAGGCTTCACCGTGATTACATCACCGTGTATCGATTAAGCTCGCTTATTACGCATCTTGTGCTTTACGTGATTGTTATCGCCTATCTGACGTTTGCGGCATGGAAGCATTGGACTTACATCCCGGGCTTAATCGGGCTGGCGGTTGTAAGTCTCTCGGCTGTGTTGTTTGTATGGTTTTTTCCCGAGGTCAAATACCGGCGTTTTCAATATGAGCTGTTTGACGAGGAGCTGGAGATCAAATCCGGGCTTATCGTGATTCGCAATGTCCTTGTTCCGATGGTGCGCGTCCAGCATGTGGAGCTGGAGAGCGGACCGCTCATGCGCAAATACCAGCTTGCCAGCGTTGCGGTTGTAACCGCGGCAACCACGCACAGAATCAGCGGCCTCAAGCAAAGCGAAGCGCATTTTCTGAAGAGGCGGATCGGCCAGCTTGCGAAAGTAGATGATCAGGATGATTAA
- the gatC gene encoding Asp-tRNA(Asn)/Glu-tRNA(Gln) amidotransferase subunit GatC, translating to MSITIKDVEHVANLARLELSNEEKEQFTGQLNAILKYAEKLDSLDTDNVEPTSHVLPITNVMREDITRESLPIEKVLLNAPDEEDGQIKVPAVLE from the coding sequence ATGAGCATTACGATTAAAGACGTTGAGCATGTTGCGAATTTGGCGCGGCTGGAGCTCTCGAATGAAGAAAAAGAACAATTTACGGGACAGCTGAATGCGATCCTGAAATATGCGGAAAAGCTGGACAGCCTGGATACGGACAATGTAGAGCCGACCAGCCATGTGCTGCCGATCACGAACGTGATGCGGGAAGATATTACCCGCGAATCGCTTCCGATTGAGAAAGTGTTGCTTAACGCACCGGATGAAGAAGACGGCCAGATCAAAGTGCCGGCTGTACTGGAATAG
- a CDS encoding MgtC/SapB family protein: MLLGGLIGLEREQSNHAAGLRTNILVCIGSCLLMLLSIYGFSSFVNETNVRVDPARLAAAVITGVGFLGAGTIMFTGKSITGLTTAASLWVVSAIGLAVGAGFYFAAVTSTVLVLLILWAFNKLEKRYISTKREHKLIVQADEQSTIVLTLNALLTEKQIMIRKVMLEESAKHEQGVQQFMLHLTVQLPKNESLLVLLEQIKQMEGVHCVSSD, from the coding sequence ATGCTCCTCGGCGGACTGATCGGCCTCGAGCGCGAACAGTCGAATCATGCGGCAGGGTTGCGCACGAACATTTTGGTATGTATCGGTTCTTGTTTGTTAATGCTCTTATCGATATATGGTTTTTCTTCTTTTGTTAATGAGACGAATGTCCGGGTCGATCCCGCCCGTCTGGCGGCAGCTGTTATTACGGGTGTCGGGTTTCTCGGAGCGGGTACTATTATGTTTACGGGCAAGTCCATTACGGGGCTGACAACGGCGGCTTCCTTGTGGGTGGTATCGGCAATCGGACTTGCGGTAGGCGCCGGATTTTATTTTGCCGCGGTAACCTCAACCGTGCTGGTACTTCTTATTCTTTGGGCTTTCAATAAGCTGGAGAAAAGATACATCAGCACGAAGCGGGAGCACAAATTAATCGTTCAGGCAGATGAACAGTCCACCATTGTCCTAACGCTAAACGCTTTGCTGACCGAGAAGCAGATTATGATCCGTAAGGTCATGCTGGAGGAAAGCGCGAAGCACGAGCAGGGCGTGCAGCAGTTTATGCTTCATTTGACCGTGCAGCTGCCGAAAAATGAATCGTTATTAGTTTTATTGGAACAAATCAAGCAGATGGAGGGCGTGCATTGCGTGAGCTCGGATTAG
- the gatB gene encoding Asp-tRNA(Asn)/Glu-tRNA(Gln) amidotransferase subunit GatB translates to MSESTQYETVVGLEVHVELHTNSKIFCGCSTAFGAPANTHTCPVCLGHPGVLPVLNKQAVEYAMKAAMALNCEIADISKFDRKNYFYPDSPKAYQISQFDQPIGENGWIDIEVNGETKRIGITRLHLEEDAGKLTHVDGGYASLVDFNRVGTPLVEIVSEPDIRTPEEAKAYLEKLKAIMLYCEVSDVKMEEGSLRCDANISLRPYGQEKLGTRAELKNMNSFRGVQRGLEYEQIRQAEILNEGGLVVQETRRFDDTLGKTFSMRGKEESHDYRYFPDPDLVRLNISQEWKDRVRASIPELPDARKARYTSDYGLPSYDAEVITSSKKLADFFEESLNYTKDAKAVSNWIMGDLLGYLNANSLELSEVKITGQGLGEMIGLLEKGTISSKIAKTVFKAMLESGKLPQQIVEEQGLVQISDEGALVAVVDQIIQANPQSVEDFKAGKDKAIGFLVGQIMKETKGKANPALVNKLLLERLKA, encoded by the coding sequence ATGTCTGAATCGACTCAATACGAAACGGTAGTTGGTCTAGAAGTACACGTGGAGCTGCATACCAACAGTAAAATTTTCTGTGGCTGCTCCACAGCCTTTGGAGCTCCGGCCAATACTCATACATGCCCGGTATGTCTCGGGCACCCGGGCGTTCTGCCCGTCTTGAACAAGCAAGCTGTCGAATACGCGATGAAAGCGGCAATGGCGCTTAACTGCGAAATTGCGGATATTAGCAAATTCGACCGTAAAAACTATTTCTACCCGGATTCGCCAAAAGCGTATCAGATCTCGCAATTCGATCAGCCAATCGGCGAGAACGGCTGGATCGATATCGAAGTAAACGGCGAGACCAAACGGATCGGGATTACCCGCCTCCATTTGGAGGAAGACGCCGGCAAGTTGACTCACGTTGACGGGGGATATGCTTCGCTTGTTGACTTCAACCGCGTCGGTACGCCGCTTGTCGAGATCGTATCCGAGCCGGACATCCGTACGCCGGAAGAAGCGAAGGCTTACCTTGAGAAGCTGAAAGCGATTATGCTGTACTGCGAAGTATCGGACGTGAAGATGGAGGAGGGCAGCCTCCGCTGCGACGCTAACATCAGTCTTCGTCCTTACGGGCAGGAGAAGCTTGGCACTCGCGCCGAGCTGAAGAACATGAACTCGTTCCGCGGCGTTCAGCGCGGTCTTGAATATGAACAAATCCGCCAGGCTGAGATTCTGAATGAAGGCGGCCTAGTTGTACAGGAGACACGCCGCTTTGATGATACGCTGGGCAAAACCTTCTCGATGCGCGGCAAGGAAGAATCGCATGATTACCGTTACTTCCCGGATCCTGACCTGGTTCGCCTCAACATCAGCCAGGAATGGAAAGATCGTGTCCGCGCTTCGATTCCGGAGCTGCCGGATGCGCGCAAGGCCCGTTACACAAGCGATTACGGCTTGCCTTCCTATGACGCGGAAGTTATTACTTCTTCGAAGAAGCTTGCAGATTTCTTTGAGGAAAGCCTGAACTATACAAAGGATGCTAAAGCGGTGTCCAACTGGATTATGGGTGATCTGCTTGGTTATCTGAACGCGAACAGCCTGGAACTTTCCGAAGTGAAGATTACCGGCCAAGGTCTTGGAGAGATGATTGGACTGCTCGAGAAGGGCACCATCAGCAGCAAGATCGCGAAGACGGTCTTCAAGGCGATGCTGGAATCCGGTAAGCTGCCGCAGCAGATCGTTGAAGAGCAAGGTCTCGTCCAAATCAGCGACGAAGGCGCGCTTGTAGCCGTAGTGGATCAGATCATCCAAGCGAATCCGCAATCGGTGGAAGACTTTAAAGCAGGCAAAGACAAAGCGATCGGATTCCTGGTCGGCCAAATTATGAAAGAGACAAAAGGCAAAGCGAATCCGGCTCTCGTGAATAAGCTTCTGCTTGAACGTCTGAAAGCCTAA